A portion of the Sphaerochaeta pleomorpha str. Grapes genome contains these proteins:
- a CDS encoding dicarboxylate/amino acid:cation symporter translates to MEKEMKKKVKGPLGWYFNFNLLYRILIGLVLGAVLGLIFKEKILWVSPFGALFVRLLKMIMMPIILSTIIVGASSVSPANLGKTGIRIILLYLATSAFAVSIGLLMGAIFRPSADLASLSVDAAIKTATAVPLSTTLINIVPTSYAQAVVNENVLPVIFFSLLFGIGISYLRVSTDARSKKLGNAVFDFFDGVSTIMMKMISGIMEYAPIGVIALVAEVFAKNGSKVVGSLGIVTLATFLGYAIHICIIYLGLLALNKLSIKTFFHEAKNPFITGFVTRSSNGTLPITIKAAENLGVQKDIYSFSLPLGATINMDGTAIYQGVCATFIALSATGQGFTLAQMGLIIVTATLASIGTAGVPGAGAIMLLMVLDAVGLPVVAGTPIAGAYAMILGIDAILDMGRTALNVTGDLTCTTVTAKMLKELDMTCWNNKA, encoded by the coding sequence ATGGAAAAGGAAATGAAAAAAAAGGTGAAAGGGCCTTTGGGGTGGTATTTTAATTTCAACCTGCTTTACAGGATTCTCATCGGCTTGGTCCTCGGGGCAGTTCTTGGCCTCATCTTCAAGGAAAAAATCCTTTGGGTCTCACCCTTCGGGGCTTTGTTCGTCCGTCTGCTCAAGATGATCATGATGCCAATCATTCTTTCGACCATCATCGTAGGAGCCTCCTCGGTCAGTCCCGCCAATCTCGGGAAAACAGGGATCAGGATTATCCTGCTCTACCTTGCAACCTCGGCCTTCGCAGTATCGATAGGCCTTTTGATGGGCGCAATCTTCAGGCCAAGTGCTGACCTGGCTTCCCTCTCTGTAGATGCTGCAATCAAAACAGCTACAGCAGTACCTCTTTCAACCACGTTGATCAACATTGTCCCGACTAGCTATGCGCAGGCTGTTGTCAATGAAAACGTCCTCCCGGTTATTTTCTTCTCGCTCCTGTTTGGTATCGGGATCTCATACTTGCGTGTCTCAACCGATGCACGTTCAAAGAAATTAGGAAACGCGGTTTTCGATTTCTTTGACGGAGTCTCCACCATCATGATGAAAATGATCAGTGGTATCATGGAATATGCACCGATAGGCGTAATAGCCCTTGTAGCCGAAGTCTTTGCAAAGAATGGATCGAAGGTAGTAGGATCTTTGGGTATTGTCACCCTTGCCACCTTCCTTGGCTATGCAATCCATATCTGCATTATCTACCTGGGACTGCTTGCCCTGAACAAACTCAGTATCAAGACCTTCTTCCATGAAGCAAAAAACCCCTTCATAACCGGTTTTGTCACCCGTAGCTCGAACGGAACGTTGCCAATCACCATTAAGGCTGCCGAAAACCTTGGGGTACAGAAAGACATCTATTCGTTCTCCCTACCTCTCGGGGCGACGATCAACATGGATGGTACGGCAATCTACCAGGGAGTATGTGCAACATTCATTGCCCTCAGCGCAACGGGACAGGGATTTACCCTTGCCCAGATGGGCTTGATAATAGTGACAGCAACCCTTGCCTCGATTGGAACGGCAGGGGTCCCAGGTGCCGGAGCTATCATGCTTTTGATGGTTCTGGATGCCGTCGGCCTCCCTGTTGTTGCAGGAACCCCCATTGCCGGAGCCTATGCAATGATTCTCGGAATCGACGCTATTCTCGACATGGGAAGAACAGCCTTGAATGTAACAGGAGACCTTACCTGTACGACTGTCACCGCAAAAATGCTCAAAGAACTCGATATGACCTGCTGGAACAACAAGGCATAA
- a CDS encoding autorepressor SdpR family transcription factor produces the protein MGFPETIKAIADPARREILLMLKAGKLSAGEISAQLGDLSAPTVSYHLSQLKKASLITETKYKNFIYYELNASVFEEIMIWCAQFTRENEHET, from the coding sequence ATGGGATTTCCAGAAACCATCAAAGCAATTGCAGACCCTGCCAGAAGGGAAATTCTTCTCATGCTCAAAGCGGGAAAACTTTCTGCCGGGGAAATTTCAGCCCAACTGGGCGATTTATCAGCACCTACCGTTTCCTACCATCTCTCCCAACTAAAAAAAGCCTCCCTGATTACCGAAACAAAATATAAAAATTTTATTTACTATGAATTGAATGCATCGGTATTTGAAGAAATCATGATCTGGTGTGCCCAATTCACAAGGGAAAATGAACATGAAACATAG
- a CDS encoding SdpI family protein, which translates to MKHRINATLIVSTLLCLLPMVLSALLFNRLPDQIAIHFDIQGKADGFASKAFAAFGIPLILAGLNIIVQIILESDPKKNNGQPLRFLSKWLIACLGIFIIPMTLFISLGYAIRVQTFVTVFVSLVFIITGNYLPKCKQNFTVGIRLPWTLNSEENWYKTHRVAGWVWTIGGMVLLLSSLTSFLPAVTLFTVLTLLVSIPAAYSYQLYRKGLSD; encoded by the coding sequence ATGAAACATAGAATCAATGCAACACTGATTGTATCCACCCTGCTCTGTCTCCTTCCTATGGTTCTTTCAGCCTTGCTTTTCAATAGGCTTCCGGACCAAATTGCAATCCATTTCGACATACAGGGGAAAGCTGATGGGTTTGCCTCGAAAGCCTTTGCTGCATTTGGTATCCCGCTCATCCTGGCAGGTTTGAACATCATAGTTCAGATTATCCTGGAAAGTGACCCCAAAAAAAACAACGGACAGCCTTTACGGTTCCTGTCAAAATGGCTCATAGCCTGTTTGGGTATCTTCATCATCCCCATGACCCTGTTCATTTCCCTAGGCTATGCCATACGCGTACAGACATTTGTCACCGTCTTTGTTTCGCTGGTGTTCATCATCACCGGTAATTACCTACCAAAATGCAAACAGAACTTCACCGTAGGCATCAGACTTCCCTGGACGCTAAACAGCGAAGAGAACTGGTACAAAACCCACAGGGTTGCAGGATGGGTCTGGACTATCGGGGGGATGGTACTGTTACTCTCCAGCCTTACCTCTTTTCTGCCTGCGGTAACCCTATTCACGGTCTTGACCCTACTGGTCTCAATTCCGGCAGCATATTCCTATCAACTCTATCGCAAAGGGCTCTCCGACTAG
- the mltG gene encoding endolytic transglycosylase MltG translates to MANKEDDKQSLLDPKLSATQKDRKPKSTGPTSGKIILKASAKAPVEKPAVRKKPQVSSRKVTIKVPAGVAKPIDSEKPVTKTAKASTVKVSKKPTVKKQTIVRTVKRIANPVVQGLPEKPKKEAIRKTIQPPPLGKRKGYRPSLLTILKPIAFILSAIICIICVVLYFETRKPETLLLAEDHVPSSMQSVQREALAIQIIPGMTARQVCSLLEQQGVTLDGQKLLDFLVSQNLASVLRSGSYLMQADMDNESIANQLTSNSLMVSVTIPPGYTIAAIDIYLANRGYAKSGEFFQASEDLKVAYGLSFSEGWLLSGTYSIKQDAAAKNLALSMFEAMLQGLKPYLDSERVSLYGVDAVLIVASMIQAETQDPREMPLIASVIYNRLDADQPLGIDATTRYELNDWEKPIPSSALEQQTPYNTRRKTGLPPSGISSPSLQAIEAACFPQSTDYFYYLHGTDKAIHLAKTYEEHKRNIEKYL, encoded by the coding sequence ATGGCGAATAAAGAAGATGACAAGCAATCGCTTTTGGATCCCAAGCTATCTGCTACGCAAAAAGACCGGAAACCAAAAAGTACGGGACCAACCAGTGGGAAGATTATCCTCAAGGCCTCTGCTAAAGCTCCTGTCGAAAAACCTGCAGTAAGGAAGAAACCTCAGGTTTCTTCGAGGAAAGTGACTATAAAAGTCCCTGCTGGGGTAGCCAAACCCATAGATTCAGAGAAACCTGTCACAAAAACAGCAAAGGCAAGTACTGTCAAAGTATCGAAAAAACCGACGGTCAAGAAGCAAACAATTGTCCGGACGGTAAAAAGAATTGCCAATCCTGTTGTGCAAGGCTTGCCGGAAAAACCCAAGAAAGAGGCTATCCGTAAGACAATTCAGCCACCTCCCTTGGGCAAGAGGAAAGGCTATCGGCCCTCTTTACTTACCATCTTGAAACCAATAGCCTTCATTCTCTCGGCAATTATTTGCATCATTTGTGTGGTTTTATATTTTGAGACCAGAAAACCCGAAACCTTGCTACTTGCTGAGGATCATGTCCCCTCCAGTATGCAGAGCGTGCAACGGGAAGCCCTAGCCATCCAGATTATCCCTGGGATGACTGCACGGCAGGTTTGTTCTTTGCTGGAACAGCAAGGGGTAACCCTTGATGGTCAAAAACTCCTTGACTTTCTGGTTTCCCAGAACCTTGCCTCCGTACTCAGGAGCGGTTCCTATCTGATGCAAGCCGATATGGATAATGAGTCGATTGCGAACCAGCTCACTTCCAACAGCCTGATGGTATCGGTGACGATACCCCCTGGGTATACTATTGCGGCAATCGATATCTATCTGGCCAACCGTGGGTATGCCAAAAGCGGAGAGTTTTTCCAAGCTTCGGAAGACTTGAAAGTTGCTTATGGCCTCTCCTTCAGTGAAGGATGGCTGCTTAGCGGAACATATTCCATAAAACAGGATGCTGCTGCAAAAAATCTGGCTCTTTCCATGTTTGAGGCAATGTTGCAGGGGCTCAAGCCTTATTTGGATTCTGAACGGGTGTCCCTCTATGGTGTCGATGCAGTACTCATTGTTGCCTCTATGATTCAAGCCGAGACACAAGACCCGAGAGAAATGCCGCTGATCGCTTCGGTTATCTATAATAGGTTGGATGCTGACCAGCCTCTCGGCATCGATGCTACGACCCGTTATGAGTTGAATGACTGGGAAAAACCAATACCTTCCTCAGCGCTGGAACAGCAGACTCCCTATAACACGAGAAGAAAAACGGGTTTGCCCCCCAGTGGTATCAGCAGTCCTTCGCTGCAAGCAATCGAAGCGGCCTGTTTTCCCCAGTCGACTGACTATTTTTACTATCTCCATGGTACGGACAAGGCAATCCACCTGGCAAAGACCTATGAGGAACATAAACGGAATATTGAGAAATATCTCTAG